One window of Alosa sapidissima isolate fAloSap1 chromosome 21, fAloSap1.pri, whole genome shotgun sequence genomic DNA carries:
- the crtc2 gene encoding CREB-regulated transcription coactivator 2 isoform X1, which translates to MFMAGTGFGGRGCNQGPSSGSGSAGCNPRKFSEKIALHTQRQAEDTAAFQEVMMDITSTKLQVQRARQTRNLAPCYGGSLPNVNQIVRATCDSQGQVSYNPEHSCVARRHLMSDQSHRERRLSPPGRPNRRHTDSAPYHSVHQSPPPGSYWRRNWPNSCTTDKGQEVRLPATALNRTNSDSALHTTVRNTHIGDQMSSGQSLTPRNRRSVFPYPVPLIEENMPEESKPFKSDCKKLSEVPSGSAKASSQHAIPTPSQQGGSLLPLPSSLNMSGSLPDLSSLHLPSSQPTGLGLDPLGQASCLSSSSSSDHLPGGLTHPGLKTDEAYHLPGLSPMPVSLSNPLLQSSLSSPNIQSSLSSNSLPNSLSSASLHLSLSNSSLKSSLSNQSLLSSLSSSSLSNQSLQSAASHCSYSSGIGGSRSCSSSSLSCSSRASNQSHPPASSRKRNQLSPLILPSGGESRWHHPKQFSPTVSPTLSSITQGVLLNTNQMSRDSRPPAYPYNQPQHTGPPPSQQPLQHLPYAQTEGQLHHQLTSVEPPMHSANHQQQPHQAATPSQRLHQQPLQHPSYQPPMYPKRQAQQCQHAQPPQPQSHLLKHLQAPSPPPSQLPPYLAQDQAGPGPNPPPGQQHLRHHPHQHQLPHQKPYHCEQSQPLHHLGPPPQQPYAQPFTHQQHHHSQWPPHHLQPDHHAPHVLHHHHQQQQQQQQQQQQQQQQQQHHHHHPPWASPNPAMPGPNQGHPWQKETDLHGPLSSVETLPAQEHIRAGTPMRVQSHRRSKSQLQETVAAGSAHSGSPQKMPQTLQTGISSQSGPCLENSIGLNNESYMGLHLTPSQTKALSQQLGQLCKEPGSSAVTEVGMLTTATTEKEASPFQGLDPGQDQKHSMGMCHSFSDTMLTDAASWLDQEIAGFPANMLELDEEALELSILRDEFTSEPATDGTFYNPIN; encoded by the exons ATGTTTATGGCAGGTACAGGTTTTGGGGGTCGGGGATGTAACCAAGGACCAAGCTCGGGATCTGGGTCTGCGGGATGTAATCCACGCAAGTTCAGCGAGAAAATTGCCCTTCATACTCAGCGCCAGGCTGAAGACACCGCCGCCTTCCAAGAGGTTATGATGGACATCACTTCCACCAAG CTACAGGTCCAGAGAGCTCGCCAGACCAGAAATCTGGCCCCATGTTATGGTGGTTCCTTGCCCAATGTTAACCAGATTGTAAGAGCTACTTGTGACTCTCAG GGTCAGGTGTCATACAACCCTGAGCACAGTTGTGTAGCACGCCGTCACCTGATGTCAGATCAGTCCCATAGAGAGAGGAGACTGAGTCCACCAGGCCGACCCAACAGAAGACAT ACTGATAGTGCACCTTACCACTCAGTCCACCAGTCTCCTCCTCCTGGCTCCTACTGGAGAAG GAACTGGCCAAACAGCTGCACCACTGACAAAGGCCAAGAGGTCCGCCTCCCAGCGACAGCTCTGAATAG gacaAATTCGGATTCGGCCCTGCACACCACTGTACGTAACACACACATCGGTGACCAGATGAGCTCGGGCCAGTCTCTCACGCCCCGAAATAGACGCAGTG TGTTCCCATATCCTGTGCCTCTCATCGAAGAGAATATGCCAGAGGAAAGCAAGCCTTTCAAAAGTGACTGTAAAAAG TTGTCCGAAGTGCCATCAGGAAGTGCCAAAGCCTCCAGCCAACA TGCCATCCCCACACCCAGCCAACAGGGCGGCAGCCTCCTCCCATTGCCCTCTTCTCTGAACATGAGTGGTTCTCTGCCAGACCTCTCCAGCCTGCACCTGCCCTCCTCCCAGCCCACCGGTCTGGGGCTGGACCCTCTGGGCCAGGCCTCGTGCCTGTCCTCCTCCAGCAGCTCTGACCACCTGCCTGGGGGTCTCACACACCCTGGCCTCAAGACAGACGAGGCCTATCACCTACCTG GTTTATCACCAATGCCGGTCTCTCTCAGTAACCCTCTGCTTCAGTCTTCATTAAGTAGCCCCAATATCCAGTCATCTCTGAGCAGCAACTCCCTCCCCAACTCCTTGAGCTCTGCCTCCTTACATCTCTCTCTGAGTAACTCCTCCCTCAAGTCGTCCCTTAGTAACCAATCCCTGCTGTCCTCTCTCAGTAGCTCCTCCCTCAGCAACCAGTCCCTCCAATCAGCTGCTAGCCACTGTAGCTACAGCAGCGGCATTGGTGGATCACGTTCTTGCTCTTCCTCGTCTCTGTCCTGTTCCTCACGGGCATCCAACCAATCCCACCCTCCCGCGTCGTCACGGAAACGGAACCAGCTCAGCCCTCTCATTCTGCCCAGTGGGGGAGAGTCTCGCTGGCACCACCCAAAGCAGTTCTCCCCGACCGTGTCCCCAACACTGTCCTCCATCACCCAG GGAGTGCTCCTCAACACAAATCAGATGTCACGAGACTCCCGACCTCCTGCGTATCCCTACAACCAGCCACAGCACACTGGTCCTCCACCGTCCCAGCAGCCATTGCAACACCTGCCATACGCTCAAACAGAAGGGCAGCTCCACCATCAGCTGACCTCTGTAGAGCCACCTATGCACAGTGCCAACCATCAGCAGCAGCCACACCAAGCAGCCACGCCAAGCCAGCGTCTGCATCAGCAACCCTTACAGCATCCATCGTACCAGCCACCCATGTACCCAAAGCGCCAGGCTCAACAGTGTCAACATGCGCAACCACCCCAGCCACAGAGCCACCTCCTCAAGCACCTGCAGGCCCCGAGCCCTCCACCCTCACAGCTCCCGCCTTACCTCGCCCAGGACCAAGCAGGCCCAGGCCCGAACCCCCCACCCGGCCAGCAGCACCTGCGCCACCACCCACACCAACACCAGCTTCCCCACCAGAAGCCATATCACTGTGAGCAAAGCCAGCCACTCCACCACCTAGGTCCTCCACCGCAGCAGCCTTATGCCCAGCCTTTTacccaccagcagcaccaccacagcCAGTGGCCACCTCATCATCTCCAGCCTGACCATCATGCTCCACATgttctccaccaccaccatcaacaacaacaacaacaacaacagcaacaacaacagcaacagcaacagcaacagcaccaccaccaccacccgccATGGGCTTCTCCAAACCCTGCCATGCCTGGCCCAAATCAGGGCCATCCTTGGCAGAAGGAGACGGACCTCCACGGACCCCTGTCCAGCGTGGAAACTCTGCCCGCTCAGGAGCACATCAGAGCGGGCACACCGATGCGGGTGCAGAGCCACCGGAGATCCAAGAGCCAGCTGCAGGAGACGGTGGCAGCAGGAAGTGCCCACTCTGGGAGCCCCCAGAAGATGCCCCAGACTCTGCAAACAGGGATCTCCTCACAGAGTGGGCCCTGTCTGGAGAACAGCATAGGCCTTAATAAT GAGTCCTACATGGGTTTGCACCTCACTCCCAGCCAGACCAAAGCCCTCTCCCAGCAG TTGGGTCAACTCTGCAAAGAGCCTGGGTCCAGTGCTGTCACAGAGGTGGGGATGCTGACCACCGCCACCACAGAGAAAGAAGCTTCTCCTTTCCAGGGCCTTGATCCTGGGCAGGACCAGAAACACAGCATGGGAATGTGCCATAGTTTCTCTGATACCATGTTAACAG ATGCAGCATCCTGGCTGGACCAGGAGATTGCTGGGTTCCCTGCCAATATGCTGGAGCTAGATGAAGAGGCCTTGGAGCTGAGCATCTTGAGGGATGAATTCACCAGCGAGCCTGCCACGGATGGGACATTTTACAACCCCATTAACTGA
- the crtc2 gene encoding CREB-regulated transcription coactivator 2 isoform X2: MFMAGTGFGGRGCNQGPSSGSGSAGCNPRKFSEKIALHTQRQAEDTAAFQEVMMDITSTKLQVQRARQTRNLAPCYGGSLPNVNQIVRATCDSQGQVSYNPEHSCVARRHLMSDQSHRERRLSPPGRPNRRHTDSAPYHSVHQSPPPGSYWRRNWPNSCTTDKGQEVRLPATALNRTNSDSALHTTVRNTHIGDQMSSGQSLTPRNRRSVFPYPVPLIEENMPEESKPFKSDCKKLSEVPSGSAKASSQHAIPTPSQQGGSLLPLPSSLNMSGSLPDLSSLHLPSSQPTGLGLDPLGQASCLSSSSSSDHLPGGLTHPGLKTDEAYHLPGLSPMPVSLSNPLLQSSLSSPNIQSSLSSNSLPNSLSSASLHLSLSNSSLKSSLSNQSLLSSLSSSSLSNQSLQSAASHCSYSSGIGGSRSCSSSSLSCSSRASNQSHPPASSRKRNQLSPLILPSGGESRWHHPKQFSPTVSPTLSSITQMSRDSRPPAYPYNQPQHTGPPPSQQPLQHLPYAQTEGQLHHQLTSVEPPMHSANHQQQPHQAATPSQRLHQQPLQHPSYQPPMYPKRQAQQCQHAQPPQPQSHLLKHLQAPSPPPSQLPPYLAQDQAGPGPNPPPGQQHLRHHPHQHQLPHQKPYHCEQSQPLHHLGPPPQQPYAQPFTHQQHHHSQWPPHHLQPDHHAPHVLHHHHQQQQQQQQQQQQQQQQQQHHHHHPPWASPNPAMPGPNQGHPWQKETDLHGPLSSVETLPAQEHIRAGTPMRVQSHRRSKSQLQETVAAGSAHSGSPQKMPQTLQTGISSQSGPCLENSIGLNNESYMGLHLTPSQTKALSQQLGQLCKEPGSSAVTEVGMLTTATTEKEASPFQGLDPGQDQKHSMGMCHSFSDTMLTDAASWLDQEIAGFPANMLELDEEALELSILRDEFTSEPATDGTFYNPIN, encoded by the exons ATGTTTATGGCAGGTACAGGTTTTGGGGGTCGGGGATGTAACCAAGGACCAAGCTCGGGATCTGGGTCTGCGGGATGTAATCCACGCAAGTTCAGCGAGAAAATTGCCCTTCATACTCAGCGCCAGGCTGAAGACACCGCCGCCTTCCAAGAGGTTATGATGGACATCACTTCCACCAAG CTACAGGTCCAGAGAGCTCGCCAGACCAGAAATCTGGCCCCATGTTATGGTGGTTCCTTGCCCAATGTTAACCAGATTGTAAGAGCTACTTGTGACTCTCAG GGTCAGGTGTCATACAACCCTGAGCACAGTTGTGTAGCACGCCGTCACCTGATGTCAGATCAGTCCCATAGAGAGAGGAGACTGAGTCCACCAGGCCGACCCAACAGAAGACAT ACTGATAGTGCACCTTACCACTCAGTCCACCAGTCTCCTCCTCCTGGCTCCTACTGGAGAAG GAACTGGCCAAACAGCTGCACCACTGACAAAGGCCAAGAGGTCCGCCTCCCAGCGACAGCTCTGAATAG gacaAATTCGGATTCGGCCCTGCACACCACTGTACGTAACACACACATCGGTGACCAGATGAGCTCGGGCCAGTCTCTCACGCCCCGAAATAGACGCAGTG TGTTCCCATATCCTGTGCCTCTCATCGAAGAGAATATGCCAGAGGAAAGCAAGCCTTTCAAAAGTGACTGTAAAAAG TTGTCCGAAGTGCCATCAGGAAGTGCCAAAGCCTCCAGCCAACA TGCCATCCCCACACCCAGCCAACAGGGCGGCAGCCTCCTCCCATTGCCCTCTTCTCTGAACATGAGTGGTTCTCTGCCAGACCTCTCCAGCCTGCACCTGCCCTCCTCCCAGCCCACCGGTCTGGGGCTGGACCCTCTGGGCCAGGCCTCGTGCCTGTCCTCCTCCAGCAGCTCTGACCACCTGCCTGGGGGTCTCACACACCCTGGCCTCAAGACAGACGAGGCCTATCACCTACCTG GTTTATCACCAATGCCGGTCTCTCTCAGTAACCCTCTGCTTCAGTCTTCATTAAGTAGCCCCAATATCCAGTCATCTCTGAGCAGCAACTCCCTCCCCAACTCCTTGAGCTCTGCCTCCTTACATCTCTCTCTGAGTAACTCCTCCCTCAAGTCGTCCCTTAGTAACCAATCCCTGCTGTCCTCTCTCAGTAGCTCCTCCCTCAGCAACCAGTCCCTCCAATCAGCTGCTAGCCACTGTAGCTACAGCAGCGGCATTGGTGGATCACGTTCTTGCTCTTCCTCGTCTCTGTCCTGTTCCTCACGGGCATCCAACCAATCCCACCCTCCCGCGTCGTCACGGAAACGGAACCAGCTCAGCCCTCTCATTCTGCCCAGTGGGGGAGAGTCTCGCTGGCACCACCCAAAGCAGTTCTCCCCGACCGTGTCCCCAACACTGTCCTCCATCACCCAG ATGTCACGAGACTCCCGACCTCCTGCGTATCCCTACAACCAGCCACAGCACACTGGTCCTCCACCGTCCCAGCAGCCATTGCAACACCTGCCATACGCTCAAACAGAAGGGCAGCTCCACCATCAGCTGACCTCTGTAGAGCCACCTATGCACAGTGCCAACCATCAGCAGCAGCCACACCAAGCAGCCACGCCAAGCCAGCGTCTGCATCAGCAACCCTTACAGCATCCATCGTACCAGCCACCCATGTACCCAAAGCGCCAGGCTCAACAGTGTCAACATGCGCAACCACCCCAGCCACAGAGCCACCTCCTCAAGCACCTGCAGGCCCCGAGCCCTCCACCCTCACAGCTCCCGCCTTACCTCGCCCAGGACCAAGCAGGCCCAGGCCCGAACCCCCCACCCGGCCAGCAGCACCTGCGCCACCACCCACACCAACACCAGCTTCCCCACCAGAAGCCATATCACTGTGAGCAAAGCCAGCCACTCCACCACCTAGGTCCTCCACCGCAGCAGCCTTATGCCCAGCCTTTTacccaccagcagcaccaccacagcCAGTGGCCACCTCATCATCTCCAGCCTGACCATCATGCTCCACATgttctccaccaccaccatcaacaacaacaacaacaacaacagcaacaacaacagcaacagcaacagcaacagcaccaccaccaccacccgccATGGGCTTCTCCAAACCCTGCCATGCCTGGCCCAAATCAGGGCCATCCTTGGCAGAAGGAGACGGACCTCCACGGACCCCTGTCCAGCGTGGAAACTCTGCCCGCTCAGGAGCACATCAGAGCGGGCACACCGATGCGGGTGCAGAGCCACCGGAGATCCAAGAGCCAGCTGCAGGAGACGGTGGCAGCAGGAAGTGCCCACTCTGGGAGCCCCCAGAAGATGCCCCAGACTCTGCAAACAGGGATCTCCTCACAGAGTGGGCCCTGTCTGGAGAACAGCATAGGCCTTAATAAT GAGTCCTACATGGGTTTGCACCTCACTCCCAGCCAGACCAAAGCCCTCTCCCAGCAG TTGGGTCAACTCTGCAAAGAGCCTGGGTCCAGTGCTGTCACAGAGGTGGGGATGCTGACCACCGCCACCACAGAGAAAGAAGCTTCTCCTTTCCAGGGCCTTGATCCTGGGCAGGACCAGAAACACAGCATGGGAATGTGCCATAGTTTCTCTGATACCATGTTAACAG ATGCAGCATCCTGGCTGGACCAGGAGATTGCTGGGTTCCCTGCCAATATGCTGGAGCTAGATGAAGAGGCCTTGGAGCTGAGCATCTTGAGGGATGAATTCACCAGCGAGCCTGCCACGGATGGGACATTTTACAACCCCATTAACTGA
- the chrac1 gene encoding chromatin accessibility complex protein 1, whose translation MSGDNVDGKVAPNSKNVSLPMSRVKLIMKSSPDVSNINQEALFLTTKATELFVQHLARSSYKNGSGKGKNTLSYSDLANAAEGTDNFQFLIDILPKKILARDYLKSLEERGEEDDI comes from the exons atgtctggagataacgtggatGGCAAAGTTGCACCAAACAGCAAAAATGTTTCACTGCCAATGTCCCGAGTGAAGCTGATAATGAAAAGTTCTCCAGATGTTTCAAATATTAACCAGGAAGCCCTCTTTTTAACAACAAAAGCAACG GAGCTCTTTGTACAGCATCTAGCTCGGTCCTCGTATAAGAATGGATCTGGGAAAGGAAAGAACACACTTTCATACAGTGACCTCGCCAACGCTGCAGAGGGGACAGACAACTTCCAGTTTCTAATTG ATATCCTTCCAAAGAAGATATTGGCAAGGGATTACCTGAAGTCTCTGGAagaaaggggagaggaagatgaTATCTAA
- the si:ch211-57n23.1 gene encoding uncharacterized protein si:ch211-57n23.1 encodes MLLFQVDMGRSWLPIGLLLCVWCPAHGQELDQTQGDWDDWGSGVQDLLLAGFPADSPFVSETPDRPVNCTQRFWLPPSSPVCWDDVVGQEEFEQTRLLALQNRAALEAVSVASGLDEGGPTYDEQARQDVQVVQADHQEVVQTAETMEKVFFSLEDKRREGTEHYTFSSIKEQLTNTRASLHSREELAALLEDKLSILERSLDLMQLRLAKLLARRW; translated from the exons ATGTTGTTGTTTCAGGTGGACATGGGGCGATCTTGGCTGCCCATTGgtctcctcctctgtgtctgGTGCCCCGCACACGGACAGGAGCTGGACCAGACGCAGGGTGACTGGGACGACTGGGGCTCGGGTGTCCAGGACCTCCTGCTGGCCGGCTTCCCTGCGGACAGCCCCTTTGTCTCGGAGACCCCGGACAGACCTGTTAACTGCACCCAGCGCTTCTGgctgcccccctcctccccggtCTGCTGGGACGACGTTGTTGGGCAGGAGGAGTTTGAGCAGACCCGCCTGCTGGCTCTCCAGAACCGGGCAGCACTGGAGGCTGTGTCGGTGGCCAGCGGCCTGGACGAAGGAGGGCCCACGTACGATGAACAGGCCCGTCAGGACGTGCAGGTGGTTCAGGCTGATCACCAAGAGGTGGTCCAGACTGCCGAGACCATGGAGAAGGTTTTCTTCTCTTTAGAggacaagaggagagagggcaCTGAGCATTATACCTTTTCCAG TATAAAGGAGCAGCTGACCAACACCAGAGCCTCGCTCCATAGTCGAGAGGAACTGGCCGCACTTCTGGAGGACAAGCTCTCCATTCTGGAGAGGTCCCTGGATCTCATGCAACTTCGGCTAGCCAAACTGCTGGCACGGAGATGGTAG